In the genome of Thermodesulfobacteriota bacterium, the window GCCCGGCGACCTGGTCCTGCTCCAGTCCGGGGACAAGGTGCCGACGGACCTGCGCCTGATCCAGAGCCGGGAGCTGCAGATCGACGAGAGCGCCCTGACCGGCGAAAGCGTGCCGATTCAGAAGGCGGAAACCGTGCTGGCCACGGACATAGTCGTCGGGGACCGGCGCAATATGGCCTATTCCTCCACCCTGGTCACCTACGGCAGCGGCCGGGGCCTGGTGGTGGCCACCGGCGACCGCACCGAAATCGGCCGCATCAATCAGCTCATTGCCGCGGCCGATGTGCTGGAGACCCCCCTGACCCGCAAAATTCACCAGTTTTCCAACATTCTGCTGTATGCCATTCTGGCCATGGCGGTCCTGACCTTTGCCGTCGGTTTTCTCCGGGGGCAGGATCCGGTGGAGATTTTCATGGCCTCGGTGGCCCTGGCGGTGGGCGCCATCCCCGAAGGCCTGCCCGCGGCCATTACCATTACCCTGGCCATCGGCGTTTCCCGCATGGCCCGGCGTCACGCCATCATCCGCAAGCTTCCCGCGGTGGAGACCCTGGGGTCGACCATGATTATCTGCTCGGACAAGACCGGCACCCTGACCCAGAACCAGATGACCGTCACCGATATCCTGGCCGGCGGCCTGCGGTACGAAATTTCCGGGACCGGTTACGCGCCGGAGGGCGCCATCATGCCGCGGGACGACGCCGTTGAGCCGACCGCCAACATGGACCTGGTCGAACTGGTCAAGGCCGGGCTGCTGTGCAATGACTCCCGGCTCAAGAAAACCGAAACCGGCTGGCAGGTGGAAGGCGATCCCACCGAGGGCGCGCTGATCGCCGCGGCCATGAAGGCCGGGTACGATCCTGAAGCGCTGGAAAAAGAAATGCCGCGCGTCGACGCCATTCCGTTTGAGTCGGCCCGTCAGTATATGGCGACATTGCACGACCAGGGAGAGGGAAAGCCCCGGGTTCTTTACGTCAAGGGCTCCATTGAGAGTATCTGCGTGGAATGCGCCGCCATGATGGGCGCGGACGGAAAACCGCAGGTGCCGGCCCCGGGGACCGTGGCCGAATGGGTGGAATCCATGGCCGCCAGGGGATTGCGGGTGCTGGCCTTCGCCCGCAAGGAGATGCCCCCCGGCACGACGCATATTACCCATGCCGACGTGGAGAGCGGTGCCCAGTTTATCGGCCTTCAGGGCATGATCGATCCGCCCCGGCCCGAGGCGATTGAAGCGGTGGCCGCCTGCCAGGCGGCCGGCATCCGGGTCAAGATGATTACCGGCGATCACGCCGGAACCGCCGCCGCCATTGCCCGTCAGATAGGCCTCTGCGGTGAAACCTGCTCCTGGCATACCCGGGAGGTGCTCACCGGACGGGATATCGCCGAGCTGGCGGGTGAACAACTGGTGGAAGCAGCGGACCATACGGCCGTGTTCGCCCGGGTTTCACCGGAGCAGAAACTGCGGCTGGTGGAGGCCCTGCAGAAGCGGAACTACGTGGTGGCCATGACCGGGGACGGCGTCAACGATGCCCCGGCCCTGCGTCAGGCCGACATCGGCGTAGCCATGGGGCTGGCCGGCACCGAAGTGTCCAAGGAGGCGGCCGACATGGTGCTGACCGACGACAACTTCGCCACCATTGAAGCCGCCGTGGAAGAAGGCCGGGGCGTTTTCGACAACCTCATTAAATTTATCACCTGGACCCTGCCCACCAACGGCGGGGAAGGACTGGTGATTCTGACCGCCATCCTGCTGGGTACGCGACTGCCCATCCTGCCGCTTCAGATCCTCTGGATCAATATGACCACGGCCCTGCTGCTGGGGCTGATGCTGGCGTTTGAACCGAAAGAAGCGGGCCTCATGCAGCGGCCGCCCCGGGAACCCGGCAGGCCGCTTCTCACGGCTCCCCTGATCACGCGCATCGTCATGGTCAGCCTGATGCTGGTGGTCGGCTCCTTTGGTCTGTTCCAGCTGGAATTGAGGCTGGCCGGGCATAACGAAGCCCTGGCCCGGACCGTGGCCGTCAATGTGTTTATCTTCGGGGAGATGTTTTACCTGTTCAACTGCCGTTCGATCACCCGCCCGGTCTGGGCCCTGGGCCTGTTCAGCAACCCCCTGCTCTGGGCCGGGGTGGCCGCCATGACGCTGTTGCAGATGCTCTATACCTACCTGCCGCTGTTTAACACCGTCTTCCAAAGCACGCCCATGGGATGGACGGAATGGGGTCTGGTGCTGGGCACCGGTCTGGTGATTTTCACGGTGGTGGAAATCGAGAAGGGGATTCGCCGCGGCGCGGGAGGCGGAGCCGGTTAAAGCCTTGCCTGAATCCAGGTTGAGATGACGTCCAGGACCACTTGCCTGTCCTTCGGCAGCTCGTTCATGGTTTCGTGGAAGAGCCCGCCGAACAGTTTCAGTGTTTTGGCGCTGCTGCCGGCCTTGTCGAAAAACATCCGGCTGCCTTCGGCGGAAACCATTTTGTCGGCCGTGCCGTGAACGACCAGCAGGGGCAGGGTCAGCTCTCCGGCCCGCTCCAGGCACTTGGCGGCCGTGGCCTGAAACGACACAAACCAGGCCGTGGAAACGCGGTCGTGAACCAGGGGGTCGGCCTGATAGGCCGTCACCGTTGACGGGTCGTGGGACAGGTCATCGGCGCAGAGCTTGTTGCTCTGGGTCAGGCGGGGCAGGATCCGGGAGATAATCCGGGCGGCGGCCGCCTGAATGGCCGGCACCTTGACGGCCGGCACAAAGGCCGGCGCCGAGAGAATCAGGGCGGTGATGTCCTGCGGGTGGGTGAGGGCAAACAGCGCCGCGATCAGGCCGCCCATGCTGTGCCCCAGGCAGATCAGGGGCAGGCCGGGGGCTTCTTTTTTGACGATCTGATCGATGTACTGCTTGATATCGGCCGCGTAATCCGCGAAGTCGTTGACATGTCCCCGCTTGCCGCCGGATTTCCCGTGGCCCTGGTGGTCCAGGGCGAAGAAGCAGACCCCCGCGCCGGACATGGTCTCGAGCAGATGGCCGTAGCGTCCGGAATGTTCACCCAGACCGTGCACGATCAACACGGCCCCGCGCGGATCGTCTACCATCCAGCGCTGGTGGAAAATCTCCAGGCCGTCTTTGTTGGTGAAGGTGCCGGTCAAGGGCTGATAGGGTGCCATTTTCCCCTCCTTATTTATCAATCGGTTTATCCGTCCCCATCCCCTGGATGCGGTAGTTGAACTCAAACGCCAGGCGGTGGCCCCAGTTCTTGTCAAACAGGGTCTGGAGGCGGGTACCGTCCATAAGGCCGGAAGGTTTGCCGTAGGTGAAAAACCAGTTGATGATCGGTCCGCCGGAAAATCCAAGGGCCAGCCAGTAGCGGCCGGGAGACAGGGCGATGTCCTGGCCGCCGAAAACGAAATCCACCCAGTGGTAGCCGGGACCGCGGTCAATTCCGCTGGCCGGCAGGCTGTCACTGACGGCCAGGCGTTGATCCGGCAGGCCGTTGTTGTCGCTGAAAAGCTCCGCCCAGATCTGACCGTCGGCGCTGAAATTGCGCAGGGCCAGACCGATGTTTTTCGCTTTGACCGGCTCGGTCAGGATAAAGGATTGGGCGTATTTATTGCCCTGGGCGGTGACATATTCGGCGGTTTCCGCCAGGAAACTTCTGGCTGTCTCCATGGCGCCGTCGGCGACCTGCCGGACCGGTTCACGGGGGTCGGTAAAATCGTGGTGCTCCGGGAACTCAAGATTGCCGGTCAAAAACGGCTTAACGTATGACAGTCGCTGCATTTGTTCGGCGGTCAGTTGAACCGGTTCCGGTTCCCCGGCAGCCAGCGGGGTTTTCTGGAATTCCGCGGAGACTTCCGGGCAAAGCAGGCGCTGGCGGGGACCGTAGCCGCCGGCCCGGCCTGATATTTTGACGCTGTCTGACACGAATTCGGCACTGATATCTTCCGTGTATGATAATTTGCCCGGCACTCCTTCTTGTGACCGTTTGCCCGGTGGCTCATCCTGTGACTGTTTGTCCGGCGGCGTCTTTATCTCAGACCATTGGATCAGGCCGTGTTTTTCCGCGTCGCCGCAGTCAAGCCCCACGGCCATCCGGATAAACCGGCTGCCGACAAACATTTCCGTGCCCTGGGGATCAAAGGGCATCCAGTTTAAATCCGGAAACCAGACCTCTATCCAGGCATACCGGCCCTGGGCGTTCTTCATCACCAGGGTGCCTCCGGAAGCCAGCCGGATCTCATAAGGCTGTTTCAGGGTCACGCCGGTGACGATTCTGACCGGAATGCCGACGGCCCGCATCAGGGCGGCGGATAAGCGGGAAAAGCTCTGACAGTTGCCTTTGCCGGTGCGCAAGGCGGAGAGGGCGTCATGTTGGTCCGGAAGCTGGGCATAGCGCACGTTGTCAACGACCCAGGACAGGATTCGCTGAACCGCGTCAAACTGGCTGGCGGCGCCGGCGGTCAGTTCCCGCGCTTTGGCCTGAATTTCCGGATTGTTGGACGGCGCCTGGGCGGTGGCGGCAAGATAAGGGACTATGTCCGGGGCCGGCTCTCCGACGGGGAAGGGCGCCGCGGTTGTCAACGGTTCCAGCCGCACACCGGTGTTGACGGCAAGATCAATGGTCGCGATCAGTTTTGGCGGCGGTTTTTCCCAGACGGCTTCAATGATGTCGTTGCCATGAGCATCGGTCCGTTTTTCTTCCCTGTCCGGCGCGGTGGAGTAATTGACGTAAAATTTCTCCACCGTCTGGTTGTACGTCGGCGAGCTGAAATTCACCGGCTGGATGAAATTCAGCGCCAATTTTTGCGCGGTTTCCGGGATGCCGATTGATTGGGCGATATGTAAACGGATGGCCGTTTGCTGGCCGCCGTTGAGCAGCAAGGTCTCCGCCATCGCCGGCACGGCCGCGAGCATCAGGCACAAGATGATGAAACCGGTTTTCCTGCTCATGGTTCTGTCCTCAGGCCGGGCTTTATTTCAATCCGTAACCGCCGAATCCGGCGTCAACCAAGCTCCTGGACGCCTTTTAACACGGTGTCAAAAAGGAGCTGAACGTCCTTTTCCTCGATGCAGGAGAAGGCCACGCGCAGGTCGTGATCCCCGATGGAAATGAGGCCCACGCCGTACTTGTCCAGCAGGTGAACCCGCAGCTTTTCGGCATTGACGGTTTTCAGCCGGATGCACATGAAATAGCCGGAGTTAAACGGATAGACATCCCAGGCGGCGGCGTATTTCGGGTCGGCCAGTACCGCTTTGACGCGGGCCGCCTTGCCCTTGAGAATCTCGTATTTTTCTTTCTTCTCCTTCTGGTAGGAGTCGCTCTGCAGGGACTTTAACGTGATGGTCTGGCTCAGGTGCGAGGCGTTGGAAATATTGCCCCGGATACAGCCGGCCGTCTTTTTCTCCAGGGCGTCGAAGATCCCGGCCAGGTTGCTGTCTGCCGCGCAGCCGTAGGTGATAAATCCCACCCGCAACCCCCAGACATAGATTTCCTTGGTGGCGCCGTCGAGTTTGATCGGCAGCAGCCGGGGATGGCGGTTGCACAGTTTGGCAAACAGGGATTCCTTCATGACGTCCGGTTCATAGAAAAGCCCGAAATAGGAGTCATCGCAGACGACGATGACGTTGCTGCCGCTTTCGGCAATCCCGGTCAGGATCGCGGCCAGGTCCTCGCCTTCCTTTTCCCGGGCGGTATAGCCGGTGGGGTTATGGGGAAAGTTCATCAGCACGATCAGCTTTCCGTCTTTATTGGCCAGTTCTTTCGCCCTGGTTGCAAAAGCGTCCAGGTTAAAGCCGCCCTTTTCGTCAAACAGCTTAAATTGCGCGATCTTGACGCCCTTGCGGACGGACAGGATCATGTTGTAGTTGCCCCACATCATGTCCGGCAGCAGCACCGTGTCGCCGGGGTTGGTCCAGACATCGGCGAAAATACTGATGGCATGGGTAATGCCACAGGTAACCACGGGCAGGCTGATGCTCCGGCCTTTGAGGCCCGGGTTTTTGGCGAAAATTTCCGTTTGCCACTGTTTTCTCAGCCCGGGAATCCCGAAGGAAGGGGCATAGGTGATGGACTCTTCCGGCGCCAGGCCGCCGATCATGCCCATGACCGAGGACAGGTGCATGATGCCTTTCCCTTCCTTGGCGATGCCGATGGTGGCGTTGATGGTATGGGCTTTCTCCTTGGCCTCGGCGCTCTGGCTCAATATGCCTTTGGGAAAAAACAGTTCCCGGCCGATACCCGACAGCATTTCCAGTATATGGGGGTTGCCGGCTTCAATGGTCGCGTTCAGTTCTTTGGCAATGGGGTTCATGTGGTTCTTTCCTTTAATGATGATGATTTTCTTCTTCAGGGATTGTCAAAGGGCTGTTATTTCGAGATCATTCTTTTCAGCAGGTGGATAAAATACAGGCTGTTGCATATTTTTGAAAGAAAAATTTTGCGCTCACCTCTAAAAAGTCGTCTTTTCCCGGAGCCGGCAAGAAAATGTTTGCACCGATTTGGGATATTATGATACTAACCGGGGCAGCCTGGAGCATCGAACTCATTCTTCCCCGGTGTTACGGAACAACGGCGTTCCTGAACAATCGCAGATGATTACCGCAAGGGCTTCTGCGCCCTTTTCCCGACGGGGAGGATCATGGCCCGCATTCGGCCCTGAAACGGGCCGTTGTGGTAAGAAAAGACGGAACAAAAGAAAGACAAAAAGATGGACGCGATGCTGGCCCTGGAAGACGGGCGAATCTTTACCTGTCGCTGTTTCACCGAACCCGGCGAAGCCTGGGGGGAGGTCGTTTTCAACACTTCCATGACCGGATACCAGGAAGTGCTGACCGATCCTTCCTACCGGGGACAGATGGTGACCATGACCTATCCCCTGATCGGCAATTACGGGGTCAATGATGAAGACGTGGAGTCCGACCGGATTCAGGCGGCGGCTTTCATCGTGCGCGAATATCAGCCCTGCCCGAGCAATTTCAGGGCCACGGGCACCCTGGCCGACTATCTCAACCGCCAGCATATTATCGGCGTGG includes:
- a CDS encoding cation-transporting P-type ATPase encodes the protein MKNLPENAWHGLTVRETVTAFESHEDKGLSETEALARAERFGANELTRSSGQSPLVRFLLQFKQPLVIILLAASLVTLMLAEYIDAGVIFAVVLVNAIIGFVQESKAIRAIEALSRAMTSEATVVRDGRKQRLPARQLVPGDLVLLQSGDKVPTDLRLIQSRELQIDESALTGESVPIQKAETVLATDIVVGDRRNMAYSSTLVTYGSGRGLVVATGDRTEIGRINQLIAAADVLETPLTRKIHQFSNILLYAILAMAVLTFAVGFLRGQDPVEIFMASVALAVGAIPEGLPAAITITLAIGVSRMARRHAIIRKLPAVETLGSTMIICSDKTGTLTQNQMTVTDILAGGLRYEISGTGYAPEGAIMPRDDAVEPTANMDLVELVKAGLLCNDSRLKKTETGWQVEGDPTEGALIAAAMKAGYDPEALEKEMPRVDAIPFESARQYMATLHDQGEGKPRVLYVKGSIESICVECAAMMGADGKPQVPAPGTVAEWVESMAARGLRVLAFARKEMPPGTTHITHADVESGAQFIGLQGMIDPPRPEAIEAVAACQAAGIRVKMITGDHAGTAAAIARQIGLCGETCSWHTREVLTGRDIAELAGEQLVEAADHTAVFARVSPEQKLRLVEALQKRNYVVAMTGDGVNDAPALRQADIGVAMGLAGTEVSKEAADMVLTDDNFATIEAAVEEGRGVFDNLIKFITWTLPTNGGEGLVILTAILLGTRLPILPLQILWINMTTALLLGLMLAFEPKEAGLMQRPPREPGRPLLTAPLITRIVMVSLMLVVGSFGLFQLELRLAGHNEALARTVAVNVFIFGEMFYLFNCRSITRPVWALGLFSNPLLWAGVAAMTLLQMLYTYLPLFNTVFQSTPMGWTEWGLVLGTGLVIFTVVEIEKGIRRGAGGGAG
- a CDS encoding lysophospholipase, producing MAPYQPLTGTFTNKDGLEIFHQRWMVDDPRGAVLIVHGLGEHSGRYGHLLETMSGAGVCFFALDHQGHGKSGGKRGHVNDFADYAADIKQYIDQIVKKEAPGLPLICLGHSMGGLIAALFALTHPQDITALILSAPAFVPAVKVPAIQAAAARIISRILPRLTQSNKLCADDLSHDPSTVTAYQADPLVHDRVSTAWFVSFQATAAKCLERAGELTLPLLVVHGTADKMVSAEGSRMFFDKAGSSAKTLKLFGGLFHETMNELPKDRQVVLDVISTWIQARL
- a CDS encoding transglutaminase-like domain-containing protein gives rise to the protein MSRKTGFIILCLMLAAVPAMAETLLLNGGQQTAIRLHIAQSIGIPETAQKLALNFIQPVNFSSPTYNQTVEKFYVNYSTAPDREEKRTDAHGNDIIEAVWEKPPPKLIATIDLAVNTGVRLEPLTTAAPFPVGEPAPDIVPYLAATAQAPSNNPEIQAKARELTAGAASQFDAVQRILSWVVDNVRYAQLPDQHDALSALRTGKGNCQSFSRLSAALMRAVGIPVRIVTGVTLKQPYEIRLASGGTLVMKNAQGRYAWIEVWFPDLNWMPFDPQGTEMFVGSRFIRMAVGLDCGDAEKHGLIQWSEIKTPPDKQSQDEPPGKRSQEGVPGKLSYTEDISAEFVSDSVKISGRAGGYGPRQRLLCPEVSAEFQKTPLAAGEPEPVQLTAEQMQRLSYVKPFLTGNLEFPEHHDFTDPREPVRQVADGAMETARSFLAETAEYVTAQGNKYAQSFILTEPVKAKNIGLALRNFSADGQIWAELFSDNNGLPDQRLAVSDSLPASGIDRGPGYHWVDFVFGGQDIALSPGRYWLALGFSGGPIINWFFTYGKPSGLMDGTRLQTLFDKNWGHRLAFEFNYRIQGMGTDKPIDK
- a CDS encoding aminotransferase class I/II-fold pyridoxal phosphate-dependent enzyme, producing MNPIAKELNATIEAGNPHILEMLSGIGRELFFPKGILSQSAEAKEKAHTINATIGIAKEGKGIMHLSSVMGMIGGLAPEESITYAPSFGIPGLRKQWQTEIFAKNPGLKGRSISLPVVTCGITHAISIFADVWTNPGDTVLLPDMMWGNYNMILSVRKGVKIAQFKLFDEKGGFNLDAFATRAKELANKDGKLIVLMNFPHNPTGYTAREKEGEDLAAILTGIAESGSNVIVVCDDSYFGLFYEPDVMKESLFAKLCNRHPRLLPIKLDGATKEIYVWGLRVGFITYGCAADSNLAGIFDALEKKTAGCIRGNISNASHLSQTITLKSLQSDSYQKEKKEKYEILKGKAARVKAVLADPKYAAAWDVYPFNSGYFMCIRLKTVNAEKLRVHLLDKYGVGLISIGDHDLRVAFSCIEEKDVQLLFDTVLKGVQELG